A window of Syntrophorhabdaceae bacterium genomic DNA:
ATTGTCTCGTCGAACAACGGCACGATAGTATATAAGATCGGCAACGAGATCACCTTCAACCATCCCGGAAGGATCATATTTCCCCGCATTCCGGAGAACCTTATCCCCCGGCCCACCCTGGTGTGGCTCGTCGAGAGCCAGGCAGCCGCCTCCCTCGACGTGGAGGCCCTTTACCTGACCGGCGGAATCAACTGGTATGCCGATTACGTGATGATCCTTGACGAAAAAGATACGAGGGCCGACCTCTCGGGCTGGGTCACGATCGACAACAAGAGCGGCGCCATGTATAAGGACGCGCGGCTCAAGCTCGTGGCAGGGGACGTCAACAGGGTGGAGCAGGTCCGTCCCGCCCAAATGTACCCGTCTCCCGTGAAAAAGGCCGCGGGAGCGCCCCAATTCCAGGAGGAGTCTTTTTTCGAATACCACATTTATAAGCTGGACCGGCGAACCACCATCAAAGAAAACCAGACCAAGCAGGTAAGCTTCCTCGAAACCCAGGGAATCCCGGTCACGAAGGAATTCATTTACAAGGGGGCGCCCTATTACTATCAGAGCCGCTATGAAGACCTTATTGCCAAGGAAAAAGTGGCGGTCTACGTGGAGATGATGAACAAGAAGGAGCATAACCTCGGAATGCCCCTGCCCAAGGGCACCATCAGGGTCTATAAGCTCGACCGCGACGGGAGCCGCCAGTTTATCGGCGAAGACCGGATCGAGCACACGCCGAAAGACGAGAAGATCAGGGCCCGCCTCGGCTATGCCTTCGATATCGCGGCAAAGAGGAAGCAGACCCAGTGGGAGAAGATATCCAAGGACACCTACGAAGTCGCCTTCGAGATCACCCTGAGGAACCATAAGAAAGAGGACGTGGTCGTGAAGGTCGTGGAGCCCTTGCCCGGGGACTGGAAGGTATTGGAGTCGTCCCTCGAGTATACAAAAGAGGATAGCCGTACTATCTTCTTTCAGGCACCCGTCAAAAAGGACGGTGAGACAAAGCTGACCTACCGGGTACGGGTCAAATTCTAGAGAAGAAAGTCTGCCCGCGGGCAGACAGATCAATCAAGGGAGGAACGGATATGGATGGAGCATTCAAGGGGCGCTTCATGGCCCTGTGGCAGAAATATTTCGGCGATGCGCCCCTGCCCATGGTCTTTTACTACACGGATAAAGAGGAAGAAGGCGTTATCAAGGTGAAGGCCCCCGAGGTCCACCGGTGCATGGTGGCGGACCTGGCGCGGGTGGCCGTGGGGAAAAGCATCCTCTTCGACGCGGGCTCCATCGGCTGCTTCGGGGGCAAGCATTACCTCGGCTATAGCGAGGGGTGGATGCCCCATTTCGAATATTTCCTCTCCTGCGGCCTCCCCGGCACGGTCGAGGGGGAGCGGTACAAGAAGACGCCCGAGCTGGTAAAGGATTACACGACATTGCTGCCCGGGTGGAAGGCGCCCGCGCCGTACATGGTGTTTAAAAGATGGGACAAGATCGCCGACGGGGACGATCCCCAGGTGGCGATCTTCTTTGCATCTCCTGATGTACTTTCAGGGCTCTTTACCCTCGCCAACTTTGACGTGAAGGGGTTGGATGGCGTCATGTCGCCCTTCGGCTCGGGATGCGCCGCGATCGTCCAGTTCCCTTATCTCGAGCGGGAGACAGAGGGCCCGAAGGCAGTGCTCGGCATGCTCGATGTCTCGGCCCGGCCCTGCGTGAGGCCGAACGTCCTCACCTTCGCCCTTCCTGTCAAAAGACTGCGGGTCATGGCGGAGAATATGGACGAGAGTTTCCTGACCACGGAAAGCTGGGCAATGGTAAGAAAGAGGATCGATCTCGCCACAAAAGAGAAAGCCAAAGCATAAGAGACAGGTTGCAGGCTCTCCCGATCGGGAGCCGGCAGGCAGAATTATTATGCCAAAGGAGGCGCTCATGGATTTAAATGCCATATTTAAACCGCGGACCCTGGCGGTCATCGGGATTTCCCTTACAAAAGACGACCATCCCGCCAACGTGATATTCCATAAGAACCTCCTGCGCCACCGGGTCAAGGTCTACGGGGTGAACGGCCGGGGAGGGACCCTGCGGTGCGAGCCGCTCTACAAGAACGTCGCCGACCTGCCGGAGCCTATTGACGTGGCGGTGATCGCCACAAAGGCGGATTTCGTGCCCCAGGTCATGGAGGAGTGCATTGCCGCGGGGGTGAAAGGGGCCGTGGTGGTCTCCGGAGGCTTCGCGGAGACAGGGCGAGCCGACCTTCAGGACCGCCTCGTCGCCCTGGCCCGGGATGGGGACTTCCCCTTTATCGGGCCTAACTGCCTCGGCATTTATGCCCCTCCTTTTATCGATACCTTCTTCGTCCCCACCGAGCGCATGGTGAAGCCCGAACAGGGCAGGGTGGCCCTGGTGAGTCAGAGCGGCGGCATCCTCGTGGACCATATGCTGAGGTGCGCGAACGAAGGGGTCGGCCTCTCCGCCGGGGTGAGCATCGGGAACAAGGCCCTCATCAAAGAGACGGACCTCCTCAGGTATTTTACCCAGGACCCGGATACGGACGTGATCGCCTTCTACCTCGAAGGCTTCGAGAAAAACGGCGGGAGGGAGTTCGTCCTGACTGCGGGGGAATGTGGCAAGCCCGTAATCGTGCTCAAATCGGGAAAGACCCCCGGCGGATCAAAGGCCGTAAGCAGCCATACCGCCTCCATGGCGGGAAATTACGAGGTCTTCTCCGCGGTTATGGCCCAATACGGCATTATCGAGGCACGGGAAGAATCGGAGCTGGTCTCCTTCGCCGAATCATTATCCTCCTACAAAGAGTCCTTTCAGGGCAGGGTGGGCATTATCACGGGCAGCGGCGGTCACGGCGCCCTCGCCATCGATGAAAGCATTGCCAAGGGCCTCGAAGTCCCGGCCCTTACGGAGAAGGAACAGGCGGAGCTGCGACAGGTCCTCTCGCCCTCGATTCAGGCGATCACTACCTACACGAACCCCATCGACCTCACGGGAAGCTCGATAGACGAGGATTTCGTCGAGGCCGCGAGGTATTTGAGCAGGAAGGCCGACCTCGACTGCATCATTACGCTGGTCCTCCCCTACCTTCCGGGGGTTACCATGGATCTCGGCGCCAGGCTCGGCACCGTATACCAGCAGGAAGGCAAGCCGATCGTCGCCTACGTGCCCCATGTGGAGAGGTATGCGATCCTCATCGAAGGGTTCATCTCGAACAATATCCCCGTTGCCCATTCCGTGGAGGCCGCCGTGCAGATGGCCGAAGCCCTAAGGAGGAACAAGCGATGCTGAATCAGGAGATCACGGACATTCTCGACGCGAGCGCTTCCATGGGATGGATCATGGAGCCCGACGCAAAAAAACTCCTCCGTCTTGCGGGCATCGATACGACCCGCTTCATCTTCACCGAAGACCCCGAGGCCGCAGCCGCTTTTGCAAAGGACCTGGGCTATCCGGTGGTGGCGAAGGTCGTCTCCCCTCGCATCGTCCATAAGTCGGATGTGGGGGGAGTGGCCGCCGGCATCACGAACGAGGGGGATCTCAACCGCGCCTTCGGTCGTATGATGCTCCTCGACGGGGCAACAGGGGTGATCGTCGAAGAGATGGTGAAAGGTGTGGAGCTTATCGCGGGCGCAAAGATTGACGACCAGTTCGGCCCAATCGTCCTTCTCGGGGCGGGCGGGACGGCAGTGGAGATTTACAAGGACGTGGCCTTGAGGATGGCGCCGCTCGTGGAAAAGGACGTGGGGTCCATGCTCGCCTCATTGAAGGCGCGCCCCCTTTTGGAGGGATACCGGGGCGCGGAGCCTATAGACGTGGGAGCCCTCACTGCCATGCTCCTTAATTTCTCCGCCCTCCTCATGGACCTTGGGGACCGGATAGAATCGATCGACCTCAACCCCGTGATCTGTTCTCCCACGCGAGCCGTGGCGGCCGACGCCCGGATCATACTCAGATGAGGGTGCGTGGAGGAAGAAGCCGGAGCCGCTAAAACCTTATTTTGCCGCAGATAAAACCGGATAAGGGCGGATAAAAGCGACTAATTAGTCCAACCGGTGACACTACCGGTTGGACTACTCTCAGGCCCGA
This region includes:
- a CDS encoding DUF169 domain-containing protein; amino-acid sequence: MDGAFKGRFMALWQKYFGDAPLPMVFYYTDKEEEGVIKVKAPEVHRCMVADLARVAVGKSILFDAGSIGCFGGKHYLGYSEGWMPHFEYFLSCGLPGTVEGERYKKTPELVKDYTTLLPGWKAPAPYMVFKRWDKIADGDDPQVAIFFASPDVLSGLFTLANFDVKGLDGVMSPFGSGCAAIVQFPYLERETEGPKAVLGMLDVSARPCVRPNVLTFALPVKRLRVMAENMDESFLTTESWAMVRKRIDLATKEKAKA
- a CDS encoding CoA-binding protein; this translates as MDLNAIFKPRTLAVIGISLTKDDHPANVIFHKNLLRHRVKVYGVNGRGGTLRCEPLYKNVADLPEPIDVAVIATKADFVPQVMEECIAAGVKGAVVVSGGFAETGRADLQDRLVALARDGDFPFIGPNCLGIYAPPFIDTFFVPTERMVKPEQGRVALVSQSGGILVDHMLRCANEGVGLSAGVSIGNKALIKETDLLRYFTQDPDTDVIAFYLEGFEKNGGREFVLTAGECGKPVIVLKSGKTPGGSKAVSSHTASMAGNYEVFSAVMAQYGIIEAREESELVSFAESLSSYKESFQGRVGIITGSGGHGALAIDESIAKGLEVPALTEKEQAELRQVLSPSIQAITTYTNPIDLTGSSIDEDFVEAARYLSRKADLDCIITLVLPYLPGVTMDLGARLGTVYQQEGKPIVAYVPHVERYAILIEGFISNNIPVAHSVEAAVQMAEALRRNKRC
- a CDS encoding acetate--CoA ligase family protein; the encoded protein is MLNQEITDILDASASMGWIMEPDAKKLLRLAGIDTTRFIFTEDPEAAAAFAKDLGYPVVAKVVSPRIVHKSDVGGVAAGITNEGDLNRAFGRMMLLDGATGVIVEEMVKGVELIAGAKIDDQFGPIVLLGAGGTAVEIYKDVALRMAPLVEKDVGSMLASLKARPLLEGYRGAEPIDVGALTAMLLNFSALLMDLGDRIESIDLNPVICSPTRAVAADARIILR